The genomic segment CAAACAAACATGGTAACATGTGATATGAGCGGCCGCATTGTTGATTTTCAGATTCAGGAAGGAAAAGGTGACCTTAAAGCGCATATTGTTGACCTTAAAAAAGAATGGGAGCAGGAACTGACGGAGATTCCTTTTATGGTATTTGACCGGGAGGGGTATGGCGGCCAATTTTTCAACAATCTTATTGAAAATGAGATTCCTTTTGTCTGCTGGGATAAAAATGTTGATTCAAAAAAACTCAAAGAATTAGATGATGCTGATTTTAATGAATCATTTGAGATGAACAACAAAGAATACGGCATTTTCGAGGGGGAGAAAAAGTTTACCATAGATCAAAATGGCGAAAAGCAGACTTTTACTCTCAGAAAAATATATCTTTGGAACAAGACCAGTAACCGTCGAACATGCGGCCTTGCATGGGATGCAGGCAGGCCCACATCTACACTTCAATGTGCACAAGCTATATTGAGCCGGTGGGGTGCCTCGGAAAATACATTTAAACACCTTCAGGACAAGCATCCTTTTCATTACCATCCTGGATTTAAAACAGTGGATAGCGAGAAACAGCTTATCACAAATCCTGATATTAAGGTCTTTGAAAAAGAAATAAAGTCGGTACGTAAAACGCTTGCTAAAAAGTATAAGAAAAATTCAAAAACCAGGGAAGTTTTAAATAAAGATGGGTCAAGGCGCGAAAAAAGTCTGAAGATCCGCCTGGAAACTGAGATCAACCGGTTAGAAGAAGAACTCAAAGAACTTCTCAATGACAAAAAAAACCTGCCTGAAAAGGTTGACGCTTCTACTCTTGAAAATTATAAATCCTTCAAGAAAATTGATAATGAGGGGAAAAATCTATTTGATTTTGTTACCGCTTCAGTATGGAATTCGCGCAAAGAAATGACTGATTGGTTATTGCGTTATTATCCGAATGAGAATGAATATGTGGACTTGTTTTATGCCATAACTCAGTGTCATGGATGGATCAAATCTGAAGCAGACAGAGTTGTTGTCCGATTGGAGCCTTTGCAGCAACCGATTCGCAGAAAAGCGCAGGAGCAGCTTTGTAAAAAGTTGACTGCATTAAACGCTTGTCTTCCGACTGGGAAAATATTACAAATTGAAGTTGGTCCGTCGCCTATTAAAAGTTAAAGTTTTGAGAATTTTAAGGCGATTCGCCGCAAACATGACGCGGTAAAAAAATAAAAAAGTGATGACTGGCGCCCATGCAATTTCAGTGCCATATTGGTGATGTCATTTTTTTATTCAAGCGCAATTTAAAAATAAAGTGTCCAAAAAATTATATGCAAAAGTGCTATTTATTCCGAGGTCTGAAATTGAAAGACTATACATTGTTTTTTCTAACTGGGATATTATACTTCTCGTGAGTCATAAGTTCTATTTCAAGATTAATCTTTATATAGAAAATAATAACCTTTAATAACAATGCCTTATGTTGTTGCTCAAAATCTTATAAATAAATATTAGCTTTTTTTACCCAAAATTTGGCACAAACTTGGCACGGGATATCAAAAAAATATGGATAATAATTTTGAGAAATATTCTATTGCCTGAAAATAAAGGATATTTTATCAAAAAGAACTTATGACTCACGAGTTATACTTGAGTTTTCGAAAAATAGTTCTTAACTAAAAAGATCATTATAAAACACATAGTTGAGCAATTTTTATGGAAACTCAATAACAGCACGGTTTGACAGGCTCTGCGAAAATATTTTCAATAATTTCGGTATGTCTGTTAAAAAAGCCTTAAAATATTAACTCTTTGTTTTTACAAATATTATTTTGTCAAGTATTAAAAATCGAAAACTCAAGTTATATTCCTAACTTCAGACCTCGGAATTTTAAACTCAGAAATTTGCAATATTAATTTTGATATCAATATGTTTAATGCTTTTTAAAGATAAATTGGACATTTGCAACTCGTAGATTAAGCATACTTGTCAATATATGGTATTTGTAATTTTACAAACTACAATATATGGAGGTATCATTTTTAAAATGTCCAAAAAATGTCCAAAAAAATGCCCTATATCACGATGTCTGAACTTATATAATATTATTTCATTACTTCACTCACTCCAAAAAATCTCAGCCCTCCTCTCCTGTGACTTTCGGTAAAACGACACAAGCCATATACTACAAAACGGTATAATCATGGCAGTAAAAAAGATAGCCAGAGTCTGATAAGCAGTCATAACAATATGCGGCCTTGTACTGCATATCACCCTGAAAACCGATTCTGCCATATCTGCGTTTCTCAGAGAAAAGACCAGGGAGAAACGTCTTGCGCTTTCTTCGGTCAGGTGGTTGTTCAATGTTATGAGCAGTACAAACAGGAGAATTCCTTTTATCAGCAGGCAGAAGCATCTGCCCATTAACAGGGAATCCACTGCTTTTTTTGTTATCATTCCTATTCTGTACCTGCTCAGGAAACTGCATATTGCCACGGCTATGATTATGGGGGCGCAGTTGAGTGTCCATAAAAACAGGCGTGAACCTGCCAGGGGGAAATACTCTGATACTGCTGTCATGAGTTTTTCGTCAGATGAGATCGGTAATATCAGGGCAGTCAGCAGTGCAAATATTATCCCTTCAATCAGTCCGTTTCCAAAACCGATATGAAAGAAATTCAATGCTCCTCTCAGGGTCAGGAAATCTTCGGGTATTTCCTGTCCTGATCTTTCCATTACTGCAAACTGCTGAATCTGTGAGATTGCATCTACTATATTGCCGAATGTTGACTGGGTTGATCCGTTATTCTGGCCTGCCGGGATAAGTTCCGGTTCTGGTTTTCCGGCTGCTGCTTTTGACATGTGTAACCTCCATTACAATTTTTTTAAAATGTTCAATTTCGTCTGAAATCAAGAAAGGCAAATCCCGCCAAGGCGGGATTGAACCGCAGGAATACATGAAGTATTTTGAGGATTCAAATTTGCAGCCTGACGCAGATTCCGGGCGAAAGGGGACTTTTTAAATTATAACGGCCAATATACCCAAAACCATTTTGCTAACCAGGGGAGTGCGATTGTTACCATTATGGTAATAAATGCAAGGAACAGGTTTCTGGCCAGAATAGAGAGCCTACGCATAAACTAAAAAAATGGCGAGAATTGCAAAAAAAAATTTAGGCTGACTCCAATATTTCGCATCATTTTTAATATTCAGCAGAATTTGGGGACGTTTAGGATAAATATTTCAAAAAACATATAAAATATCAGTATTTTAGAAACAGTTATCCTGTTAAGTCCTATTTTTCTTTTAAAAATAACTTGGAACTATCTTTGATTGCGTAAAAGAATATGAAAAGCAATCATAGTTTTATCAAGGTGAGCCTGGAAAGAGTCATTTCCCCGCTTCGTCAATCTGTCATCACTCAGATCGCACTTAAGCTGTTTTATCATTCTTTCAACAGAAGGCCTCCTGGTCATAAGAGCTTTGAATCGTTTTGACATAGGCGGATCATCAATATCAATGTGGGGCATCATATCAAACGGTATGGTAACATATCGTCCTTTGTCTGAGACAGGAGAACAAGACTGTTTATTGTCGCATTCAGAGCAGACACTAATATTATCATCATTAACCGGGGCATGATAAATGAACTTTTCAGTGTCAAGTCTCAGCCCCTGATAATCCATTTTAAAACCGCCATTGCAGATCAAATTTCCAGACGGAGTCAGTCTGTCCATTCCTTTTGGAAGATTTTCAGTGACTGTTTTTCGGGTTCTCGGGTTCAAAGACGCTTTTAATTCAATTCCGAATTCATTTGCAAATTGATCTTTCAAGCCCTTATCATCACAGGCTGAATCATAAAGAGCAAAGTCAAACCACAGCTTTAATTCCGGGAAATCAAGAAAAAGAAGTTCCATATGCGGGAAAAAAGTCTGGCCGTCATGAGTAGCAGCATCTGCAACACACCGGACATCAAGAGGTATTCCCTGCAAGGGAAGTCCTAAGATAGAAGCCTTGTGTCCCCATATAAATTTATTATACGCTTTCACTATTGTCCCGGCTCCATCATCAGCAAGCTCCCAGGGGTGAAAACAATTGTCCTGATCCTCACATCTGCAATTTTTGGTAATCTTTGACTGTGATTTCTTTTTTTCTTTTCCATCTTCACCTGTATAATTGATCGTTTCAAAACCTGAATATGCATGGTAATGTGTCGTATCTCCGACCACAACATTTTCTTTTTCAATTACATTTTCTTCAAGATTTTTCCTGACTTCATTAATTTTAATCAGGTTCCACAAGCCGTACTCCTTCATAATTTGATCAAACTGTTCAATTTTTCTAAGACTTGGAACATGTTTGAAAGAATACTCATCACCAGGCTCCTTCGGAATAAAACCGCAGACACGGGCAAAAGACGGATTGGAGGTCAGATGCATATGAACATTTTCCGGCTCGGCAGGAAAACCCATAAGAGTTGTTCCGATAAAACTATTGAACATGGCAAAAAAGCATTTTGGTTTTTTGCCATCCTTGCGGAATGGAACAATGCCGGGTGCTATTGAAGATGGAGAAACAATTGAATAGGGAACCGTCTTAAATTCAGGTTCATAAATAACAGGTGAATTCTTGTCAACAGTAGGACGATTGGAAAGAATTCTCAAGGCCGCCTCTTCTTTGCTCTCATCAATAATCTCTGTGTTAGTATTATTGGCGGTTTTATTGGCACATGTATTAAAATGATATAAAGCATTATAATACATGACACCAATGGCCAGATAATCCTGCCAGGGCATATTTTTCAGCAGAGGATACCATGGGGTAAACGGTGAGTTAAGAAGCAGTTCGTCGTCTTTATTTACCACAACAACTAAAGGTATCTGTACAATAGGTGGCGATGAGATATTTAACATAATATTAGTTCCTTTTAGTAAGATATATACCATTATATATTTAGTAGTTTTGTAAACTTGTCTTCAATGAGAATTTCTCATTGAAGATTTCAAATATATCCCCATATCATATTTTTTAATGAGAAGCAACAATTATTATGCTATTTTTTTATTATTTAAATTAGTTATATCGTTATTTCAAAATGAAGTGCAAAAATATAATCGCATACGATATTTATATTTGATTTATAAATTTACAAAACAATATAATTCGTATTGGTGGCACGTATTTGATATTATAGTGTATTTTACGTTTATGCGTAGGCTCTAGAGTAAATCAGCCCTGTAAAGCAGATTAATCCGCTGAAAAAGAGCTGGGATGAATATGAGGGAATGTACGACTGAATAAGCGATTCATAATAAAAGCCCGCAGGAACGGATAGCAGCAGTAACAGGGCTGCAAAGGCCCGCAGGAAGAATATTATCATGACAGTATTGATTTGAGCATGACAGGTCTGTTATTTGCTGAACAGGCGCTGTTTTGCTGTTAAATCCGTTTCACCGACTGTCACCACATGAACCTGCCTGCCTGAGCTGATTTCAATAACCGGGAAGGTTTCTTTTGCCATGTCTGTATAGCTCTTTGCAAGATCAGACATGGCACTGGACATGCCTTCCCCGAATCCAACCTGGAAGGCATCCTGGGGGGAAACGGTTTTTTCCGTTCCTCCCCAGACTGCACTTGTGGTTGTTCCGGCTGCGGAAAATGCTTTTGAAATACCTTCAACAAAAGAGGCCACAATTGATCTGGCCAGGAATACCCCTTTTTTGGATACCATTCTTCCGCGCAATCCCAGGGAACCGTCCTCACCTGTGACAAATCCCCGGATTTCCGAGTTTATGATCTGCCCGCTTTTTTTAATGCAGGACAGGTTATTGACCCGGATATAGGCTCTTTCTTCTGACAGGCTTCCGTATGCCTCGCCTGTTATATGGCACTGCCTGACATCCTGCTGAAATTCATTGGGAAGTGTGGTCAAGGTGTTGATCTTTAAAAGTACGGGCTGTGGCTGGGACTGGGCTTTTAACCCTGTGGCTGCATCCACACCTGTGAGCAGGGTGCATTTGAAAAAGCTTCCCACAGGAATTACATCTTTTATGGGAATAACACTGGCCTGTTCCTTTTTCCCGGTTTTTTCCTTATCCATGAAAGATGCTTTTTCAATATCCATATGGATCAGATTGGTAAAGGCTGGGGGTTTATCTTTCTGTCCTGTATGCGTCCGGTTTCCTGATTGAATTCCTGATTGCGGATTCTGTGCTGATGCTTTTCCGGTATTTACAGGCTGTTCAGGATAGGCTTTTTTAACAGGCAGATTTTCTGCTGTCATGGGTTGAGGTGTTTCCTGCATAGCCTTATCTGCTGAAATGGATTTATCTTTTCCAGTATCAGTATTGCCCTTTTCTTCTGACTTCAAAGGCCCTTTATCTGCCCTTGACTTTTCCTTTTCAGCCTTTAATTGCTTCAGGGATGCATCAAATTCCTTTTCAAAGGTATTTTGAAAACCTTCTGTTTTCTCCTCAACCTCTCCCAGAACTGTTTTCATCCTCTGTTCAAGCTCGCTCAGTCTTTTATCCTGCCTGGTAAGTTCGTCATTGGCTTTGGCATACCAGCTTTTTTGCAGAACCTTTGTGTCCATGCCCAGATCAACCTCTCCGGGAGCTGAGGGGAATATTTCTTCTGTATTCTGCTCTTCCCTGTTTTTCATGACAATAATCAGCAGGATTATCAGAACCGCGCTCACGACTATCTTTATTATCCCGGACTTTTTTCCGGTATCCTTTTTATCAAATTCTTCCTTTACCCGGCTTTTTCCCCAGGCTTTTTTTACCTTTGTCAAAAGGTCTCTGATATTTAATTTTGCCATTACTGCTCCCTCTGGTTTTCTTCAAACCCGGTGTAAATCTGGTCTTTTACCACGGCCTTGAACGGGCCGACTTTCATCTGAAAGCCCAGGATGCTGAAACGACCGTTTTTCAGGCTGAAATTTATCCTGAGCTTTGCCACATTTGACCAGACCGGGCGGCCTTCCACATATCTTTCAATATTGCCCATGAGATAGGCTTCCCCGTTCTCGCGCACCCGCATTTCATGCAGCCTGAACATCTGGTTCAGACCGCTTTGCAGAACATCCTGCCTGAGATTTTCCAGGGATTTTTTTACCTTGTCATGATACCTGGGCGGAACATAAAAAAGCACAGTGCTGATCCGCTGTCCAATGTCATTGGGCGTATATTCCATGATCTCCTGGCCAATATATTTTACCATGACCCGGACATAGTCAGCACTGTTGGTATCCCCGGCAATCTCAATTTTATCTGTAATGGCAGGCGGCACAAGAACAACCTTCTGCCATCCGATGTATTTGTAAAAAGCCATGCCCATGACTGCCATGCCAAGGGCCATTACAATAATGGTTCCTGCAAACAGCCTGTTTATGCGCTCAACACTGTTCCAGTATTCAAGAAAAACTTTTCGTTGCATCAGGATTTCCCGTCAGATTGATTCAGCCCACATGATATGGGTTTTGTTAACAAATAATGTGCGGTTTTTCTCATACATTCCGCCA from the Desulfonema limicola genome contains:
- a CDS encoding putative transposase produces the protein MQEELFPGTSQKKDNNIKIIGANLSLVFNRKDKNLVILKNRDEIVKKVDLSDKTAKKVFVVETVELGASKSKLADAINISRQTIDNYIECKKRFGTEGLLGGYNPDMGKNLAEHRKLNQAKRIQGNKAVILADERKAKRINNLKKQTELDFEFGEKTVPKSEQPFNTLHDWKFTRFAGIFPYLIVLIANNQWLKLIMGFFGSAFKIFLVFLLMAARNIKSIEQLKNVYQKEAGLILGLNTLPHVKGIWQWFYAACDLRRSRSICKSFFKQQILCGIVSAWIWLTDGHLLPYTGKNKVHYSFNTQRKMVVPGQTNMVTCDMSGRIVDFQIQEGKGDLKAHIVDLKKEWEQELTEIPFMVFDREGYGGQFFNNLIENEIPFVCWDKNVDSKKLKELDDADFNESFEMNNKEYGIFEGEKKFTIDQNGEKQTFTLRKIYLWNKTSNRRTCGLAWDAGRPTSTLQCAQAILSRWGASENTFKHLQDKHPFHYHPGFKTVDSEKQLITNPDIKVFEKEIKSVRKTLAKKYKKNSKTREVLNKDGSRREKSLKIRLETEINRLEEELKELLNDKKNLPEKVDASTLENYKSFKKIDNEGKNLFDFVTASVWNSRKEMTDWLLRYYPNENEYVDLFYAITQCHGWIKSEADRVVVRLEPLQQPIRRKAQEQLCKKLTALNACLPTGKILQIEVGPSPIKS
- a CDS encoding TrbI/VirB10 family protein encodes the protein MAKLNIRDLLTKVKKAWGKSRVKEEFDKKDTGKKSGIIKIVVSAVLIILLIIVMKNREEQNTEEIFPSAPGEVDLGMDTKVLQKSWYAKANDELTRQDKRLSELEQRMKTVLGEVEEKTEGFQNTFEKEFDASLKQLKAEKEKSRADKGPLKSEEKGNTDTGKDKSISADKAMQETPQPMTAENLPVKKAYPEQPVNTGKASAQNPQSGIQSGNRTHTGQKDKPPAFTNLIHMDIEKASFMDKEKTGKKEQASVIPIKDVIPVGSFFKCTLLTGVDAATGLKAQSQPQPVLLKINTLTTLPNEFQQDVRQCHITGEAYGSLSEERAYIRVNNLSCIKKSGQIINSEIRGFVTGEDGSLGLRGRMVSKKGVFLARSIVASFVEGISKAFSAAGTTTSAVWGGTEKTVSPQDAFQVGFGEGMSSAMSDLAKSYTDMAKETFPVIEISSGRQVHVVTVGETDLTAKQRLFSK
- a CDS encoding TraE/TraK family type IV conjugative transfer system protein → MQRKVFLEYWNSVERINRLFAGTIIVMALGMAVMGMAFYKYIGWQKVVLVPPAITDKIEIAGDTNSADYVRVMVKYIGQEIMEYTPNDIGQRISTVLFYVPPRYHDKVKKSLENLRQDVLQSGLNQMFRLHEMRVRENGEAYLMGNIERYVEGRPVWSNVAKLRINFSLKNGRFSILGFQMKVGPFKAVVKDQIYTGFEENQREQ